One window from the genome of Bubalus kerabau isolate K-KA32 ecotype Philippines breed swamp buffalo chromosome 17, PCC_UOA_SB_1v2, whole genome shotgun sequence encodes:
- the JOSD2 gene encoding josephin-2 isoform X2: MSQAPGAQPSPPSVYHERQRLELCAVHALNNVLQQQLFSQEAADEICKRLAPDSRLNPHRSLLGTGNYDVNVIMAALQGQGLAAVWWDRRRPLSQLALPRVLGLILNLPSPVSLGLLSLPLRRRHWVALRQVDGVYYNLDSKLRAPEVLGDEDGVRAFLAAALAQGLCEVLLVVTKEVEEQGSWLQAD, translated from the exons ATGTCCCAGGCCCCAGGAGCTCAGCCAAGCCCGCCCTCCGTGTACCACGAACGGCAACGCCTGGAGCTCTGTGCCGTGCACGCCCTCAACAACGTCCTGCAGCAGCAGCTCTTCAGCCAGGAGGCTGCCGATGAGATCTGCAAGAG GTTGGCCCCAGACTCCCGGCTGAACCCCCATCGCAGCCTCCTGGGCACTGGCAACTACGACGTCAACGTGATCATGGCTGCCCTGCAGGGACAGGGCCTGGCTGCCGTGTGGTGGGACCGAAGGAG GCCCCTGTCCCAGCTGGCGCTGCCTCGGGTGCTGGGGCTGATCCTGAACCTGCCCTCGCCCGTCTCGCTGGGGCTGCTGTCCCTGCCCCTGCGCCGGCGGCACTGGGTAGCCCTGCGCCAGGTGGACGGCGTCTACTACAACCTGGACTCCAAGCTGCGGGCGCCCGAGGTGCTGGGCGACGAGGACGGCGtcag GGCCTTCCTGGCGGCCGCGCTGGCTCAAGGCTTgtgcgaggtgctgctggtggtAACCAAGGAGGTGGAGGAGCAGGGCTCCTGGCTGCAGGCAGACTGA
- the JOSD2 gene encoding josephin-2 isoform X1, translating into MSQAPGAQPSPPSVYHERQRLELCAVHALNNVLQQQLFSQEAADEICKRLAPDSRLNPHRSLLGTGNYDVNVIMAALQGQGLAAVWWDRRRPTRGSNPHLLRPLHWQADSLPLSHLRSPQLIGSGYQTSKMVGWMDGWKEQMKSWAPVPAGAASGAGADPEPALARLAGAAVPAPAPAALGSPAPGGRRLLQPGLQAAGARGAGRRGRRQGLPGGRAGSRLVRGAAGGNQGGGGAGLLAAGRLTPGGGAHGCPPGAPPPPAPRPAFRASEQAPGPGQDTLWT; encoded by the exons ATGTCCCAGGCCCCAGGAGCTCAGCCAAGCCCGCCCTCCGTGTACCACGAACGGCAACGCCTGGAGCTCTGTGCCGTGCACGCCCTCAACAACGTCCTGCAGCAGCAGCTCTTCAGCCAGGAGGCTGCCGATGAGATCTGCAAGAG GTTGGCCCCAGACTCCCGGCTGAACCCCCATCGCAGCCTCCTGGGCACTGGCAACTACGACGTCAACGTGATCATGGCTGCCCTGCAGGGACAGGGCCTGGCTGCCGTGTGGTGGGACCGAAGGAG gccaacccggggatcgaacccgcatctcttgcgtcccctgcattggcaggcagattctttacccctgagccacctgagaagccctcagtTGATAGGCAGTGGATACCAAACATCCAAGATGGTCGGTTGGATGGACGGATGGAAAGAGCAGATGAAGAGTTGG GCCCCTGTCCCAGCTGGCGCTGCCTCGGGTGCTGGGGCTGATCCTGAACCTGCCCTCGCCCGTCTCGCTGGGGCTGCTGTCCCTGCCCCTGCGCCGGCGGCACTGGGTAGCCCTGCGCCAGGTGGACGGCGTCTACTACAACCTGGACTCCAAGCTGCGGGCGCCCGAGGTGCTGGGCGACGAGGACGGCGtcag GGCCTTCCTGGCGGCCGCGCTGGCTCAAGGCTTgtgcgaggtgctgctggtggtAACCAAGGAGGTGGAGGAGCAGGGCTCCTGGCTGCAGGCAGACTGACCCCAGGAGGAGGGGCCCACGGCTGCCCGCCCggagcgccccccccccccgcgccCAGACCAGCCTTCCGAGCAAGCGAGCAAGCGCCGGGGCCGGGGCAGGACACCTTGTGGACCTAG
- the ASPDH gene encoding aspartate dehydrogenase domain-containing protein encodes MALDRVPRKVGIVGYGRLGQSLVSHLLTQGPELGLELVFVWNRDPGRMAGSIPPSLQLQNLAALGERHPDLVVEVAHPKIIQESGAEILRYANLLVGSPSALADQATERQLLEASHRWGHAVFVARGALWGAEDITRLDEAGGLQSLRVTMATHPDGFRLEGPLATMRSTGPRAVLYEGPVRGLCPHAPRNSNTMAAAALAAPSLGFDRVIGVLVADFSLKNMHVVDVELSGPPGPTGRSFAVHTHRENPAEPGAVTGSATITTFWRSLVGCCQLPSKPGIHLC; translated from the exons ATGGCCCTCGACAGGGTCCCGAGGAAGGTGGGCATAGTGGGCTACGGCCGCCTCG GACAGTCCTTGGTCTCCCACTTGCTGACTCAGGGACCAGAACTGGGCCTAGAACTTGTTTTTGTCTGGAACCGTGACCCAGGACGAATGGCGGGGAGCATACCCCCTTCCCTCCAGCTCCAGAACCTTGCTGCTCTCGGGGAGAG GCACCCTGACCTTGTGGTGGAAGTGGCCCATCCCAAAATAATCCAGGAATCTGGGGCAGAAATCCTGCGCTACGCCAATCTCCTG GTGGGGTCCCCCTCAGCCCTGGCTGACCAGGCCACAGAGCGGCAGCTCCTGGAAGCCTCACATCGCTGGGGCCACGCTGTGTTCGTGGCCCGGGGGGCTCTGTGGGGCGCGGAGGACATCACCAGGTTGGACGAAGCCGGGGGCCTCCAG AGCCTCCGTGTCACCATGGCTACACACCCCGATGGCTTCCGGCTCGAGGGACCCCTGGCTACGATGCGCAGCACCGGGCCTCGCGCTGTGCTCTATGAAGGCCCTGTTCGCGGGCTCTGCCCCCACGCCCCCCGAAACTCCAACACCATGGCGGCCGCTGCCCTGGCCGCCCCCAGCCTGGGCTTCGACCGTGTGATCGGGGTGCTTGTGGCTGATTTCAG CCTCAAGAACATGCATGTGGTGGATGTGGAGCTGAGCGGACCCCCAGGCCCCACAGGCCGAAGCTTcgctgtgcacacacacagagagaacccCGCAGAGCCAGGCGCTGTCACCGGCtctgccaccatcaccaccttCTGGCGCAGCCTCGTGG GCTGCTGCCAGCTCCCCTCCAAGCCGGGGATCCATCTCTGCTGA